A part of Halobacillus shinanisalinarum genomic DNA contains:
- a CDS encoding HAD family hydrolase, with protein MDSIIFDLDGTIWDSIDTVLNAWNSTIKENDQIKRELTRKDLEGTMGLQMNDISRKLFPYLDDDTRKQLIKECCNVENEYLEKQGGVLYKNVENVLKELSQKYKLYIVSNCQSGYIEAFYKYHNLERYFLDFENPGRTGLSKGENINLIIERNNLSKPFYVGDTEGDLKAARYAGIPFVYAKYGFGQVSEYDDVLEKFDDLAKIF; from the coding sequence ATGGATAGTATTATTTTTGACCTAGATGGCACCATTTGGGATTCTATAGACACGGTCCTCAATGCGTGGAACAGTACAATAAAGGAAAATGATCAAATAAAGAGGGAATTAACAAGGAAAGACCTTGAAGGGACAATGGGGTTACAGATGAATGATATAAGTAGAAAACTGTTTCCATATTTAGATGATGATACTCGGAAACAATTAATAAAAGAGTGCTGCAATGTAGAAAATGAATATTTGGAAAAACAAGGTGGTGTTCTTTATAAAAACGTGGAGAATGTTCTGAAGGAGCTTTCACAGAAATATAAACTATACATCGTTAGCAATTGTCAATCGGGCTACATTGAAGCTTTTTATAAGTATCATAACCTTGAAAGATATTTTTTAGATTTTGAAAATCCAGGGAGAACCGGACTTTCAAAAGGAGAAAATATTAACTTAATTATCGAAAGGAATAACCTATCCAAACCGTTTTATGTTGGGGACACGGAAGGTGATTTAAAAGCAGCTAGATATGCTGGAATTCCATTTGTATATGCAAAATACGGATTTGGACAAGTAAGTGAATATGATGATGTTCTTGAGAAGTTTGATGATCTTGCGAAAATATTCTAG